The following coding sequences are from one Catenulispora sp. MAP5-51 window:
- a CDS encoding branched-chain amino acid ABC transporter substrate-binding protein — MRTINRVRAGALIAAGVFALSACAGSSSKSSGSSSSSSNGSGSSTSAANNGKPTLEIGVQGPLSGANQALGLNIDWGVKLAVQQENAKGDLPFNLAVKEADDQGDQSKGADAANLLIQDTKVVGLVGPAFSGPTAAAGKLFSDAHLVAVSPSATRPSLTSSGFTTFYRVVANDDVQGPAAADYMAKVLKAPNVYVVDDKSQYGQGLSTAIVAELKKDGVTVETDSAAAGTQDYSQLASKVAGSPAKAMYYAGYYADGGVFAKALKAAGYGGTMLSGDGSKDPNFITTAGQDAAQGWQFTCPCLDAGSDPKYAAFATAYKALANAAPGTYSIEGYDAANTIISVLKSLNTATPTRQAVADGVGKVDYQGLSKEIKFTPTGDVSGTSIYAYKISGNDITLIGDISKLIAGS; from the coding sequence GTGCGGACCATCAACCGAGTGCGGGCCGGCGCTTTGATTGCCGCGGGCGTGTTCGCGCTTTCGGCTTGTGCCGGCAGCTCGTCGAAATCGTCGGGCAGCTCTTCGTCAAGTTCCAACGGGAGCGGAAGCTCCACTTCGGCCGCCAACAACGGCAAGCCCACGCTGGAGATCGGCGTGCAGGGTCCGTTGTCGGGCGCCAACCAGGCCCTGGGCCTGAACATCGACTGGGGCGTCAAGCTCGCCGTCCAGCAGGAGAACGCCAAGGGCGACCTGCCCTTCAACCTGGCCGTCAAGGAAGCCGACGACCAGGGTGACCAGTCCAAGGGCGCCGACGCGGCGAACCTGCTGATCCAGGACACCAAGGTCGTCGGCCTCGTGGGCCCGGCCTTCTCCGGCCCGACCGCCGCCGCGGGCAAGCTCTTCTCCGACGCCCACCTGGTGGCCGTCAGCCCCTCGGCGACGCGTCCGTCGCTGACGTCCTCGGGCTTCACCACCTTCTACCGCGTCGTGGCCAACGACGACGTGCAGGGTCCGGCGGCCGCCGACTACATGGCCAAGGTGCTCAAGGCGCCGAACGTCTACGTGGTCGACGACAAGTCGCAGTACGGCCAGGGTCTGTCCACCGCGATCGTCGCCGAGCTGAAGAAGGACGGCGTCACGGTCGAGACCGACAGCGCCGCGGCCGGCACGCAGGACTACTCGCAGCTGGCCTCCAAGGTCGCCGGCTCGCCGGCCAAGGCCATGTACTACGCCGGCTACTACGCCGACGGCGGCGTGTTCGCCAAGGCGCTGAAGGCGGCCGGCTACGGCGGCACGATGCTCTCCGGCGACGGGTCGAAGGACCCGAACTTCATCACCACCGCCGGCCAGGACGCGGCCCAGGGCTGGCAGTTCACCTGCCCGTGCCTGGACGCCGGCAGCGACCCGAAGTACGCGGCCTTCGCCACGGCCTACAAGGCGCTGGCCAACGCGGCCCCCGGCACGTACTCCATCGAGGGCTACGACGCCGCCAACACGATCATCAGCGTCCTGAAGAGCCTGAACACCGCCACCCCGACCCGTCAGGCCGTGGCCGACGGCGTGGGCAAGGTGGACTACCAGGGTCTGTCCAAGGAGATCAAGTTCACCCCCACCGGTGACGTCTCCGGGACCTCGATCTACGCCTACAAGATCAGCGGCAATGACATCACGCTGATCGGCGACATCTCCAAGCTGATCGCCGGCAGCTGA
- the polA gene encoding DNA polymerase I, producing MSPAKKTPESTASRPVLLLLDGHSLAYRAYYALKEADLRTTTGQPTGAVQGFTSMLINTLRDEQPTHVAVAFDVSRQTFRTEKFPEYKANRSASPDDFKSQIGLIDELLAGLGITVIRKEGYEADDVIATLTTQAAADGYEVRILTGDRDSLQLVTEDVTVLYPKRGVSDLSRFTPAAVEEKYELTPQQYPDFAALRGDPSDNLPNMPGVGEKTAAKWIREFGSLTDLVARADEVKGKAGETLRAHLDQVRLNRELTELVKDVPLLSAPADLAWASEGDPEAVYQLFDTLEFSTSMRDRVSPLLASSAADSPVGEAVELQGQVLEAGQLADWLTANAPGTGATGVSVHGTWGRGTGDVSGLAFASTDGKAAYVDLTQLDAADETVLAAWLADAERPKVLHDAKGPTLALAARGLTLAGVVADTALEAYLAQSGRRSFELEPLAEEVLGRRLTPAGADANQGTLFADEDAEAERQMAAAHAVLDLAEALREKLADTGAMPLLTDIELPLVGVLAEMEQVGIAIDDRLFQDLEKGFTSEATKEVDAARKEAGVETLNLGSPKQLQEVLFENLGMPKTKKIKTGYTTDADSLAWLQAQTQHPFLDHLLRWREVNRLRTVVEGLSKSVSADTRIHTTYNQMIAATGRLSSVDPNLQNIPIRTLEGQQIRKAFIAGPGYESLMTADYSQIEMRIMAHLSEDQGLIDAFTSGEDLHNTVASKVFEVDPTAVDPEHRRRIKAMSYGLAYGLSAFGLSQQLGIETGEAAKMMEDYFQRFGGVRDYLHDLVVQARATGYTETMFGRRRYLPDLASDNRQRREMAERMALNAPIQGSAADIIKVAMIRVREALREEQLKSRMLLQVHDELVLEIAPGEAERVEELVRREMGSAAELRVPLDVSVGVAANWADAAH from the coding sequence GTGAGCCCCGCCAAGAAGACCCCCGAGTCCACCGCAAGCCGCCCCGTCCTGCTCCTGCTGGACGGCCATTCCCTGGCGTACCGGGCGTACTACGCGCTGAAGGAGGCCGACCTGCGCACCACCACCGGTCAGCCCACCGGCGCGGTGCAGGGGTTCACGTCGATGCTGATCAACACGCTGCGCGACGAGCAGCCCACGCACGTCGCAGTCGCCTTCGATGTCTCGCGCCAGACCTTCCGGACCGAGAAGTTCCCCGAGTACAAGGCCAATCGCTCGGCCTCCCCGGACGACTTCAAGAGCCAGATCGGGCTGATCGACGAACTGCTCGCGGGCCTGGGCATCACGGTCATCCGCAAGGAGGGCTACGAGGCCGACGACGTCATCGCGACCCTGACCACCCAGGCCGCCGCCGACGGCTACGAGGTCCGCATCCTCACCGGCGACCGGGACTCGCTCCAGCTGGTCACCGAGGACGTCACCGTGCTCTACCCCAAGCGCGGCGTGTCCGACCTGTCGCGCTTCACCCCGGCCGCGGTCGAGGAGAAGTACGAGCTCACCCCGCAGCAGTACCCCGACTTCGCCGCGTTGCGCGGCGACCCCTCGGACAACCTGCCGAACATGCCCGGCGTGGGGGAGAAGACCGCCGCCAAGTGGATCCGCGAGTTCGGCTCGCTGACCGACCTGGTGGCGCGCGCCGACGAGGTCAAGGGCAAGGCCGGGGAGACGCTGCGGGCGCACCTGGACCAGGTGCGGCTCAACCGCGAGCTGACCGAGCTGGTCAAGGACGTGCCGCTGCTGTCGGCCCCGGCGGATCTGGCCTGGGCCTCCGAGGGCGACCCGGAGGCGGTGTACCAGCTGTTCGACACGCTGGAGTTCTCCACCTCCATGCGCGACCGGGTCTCGCCGCTGCTGGCCTCCTCGGCCGCGGACAGCCCGGTGGGCGAGGCCGTCGAGCTGCAGGGGCAGGTGCTGGAGGCCGGGCAGCTGGCCGACTGGCTGACCGCGAACGCCCCCGGCACCGGCGCCACCGGCGTCTCGGTGCACGGCACCTGGGGCCGCGGGACCGGCGACGTCAGCGGCCTGGCTTTCGCCAGCACCGACGGCAAGGCCGCCTACGTGGACCTCACGCAGCTCGACGCCGCCGACGAGACGGTGCTGGCGGCCTGGCTGGCCGACGCCGAGCGCCCCAAGGTCCTGCACGACGCCAAGGGCCCGACCCTGGCCCTGGCCGCCCGCGGCCTCACTCTGGCCGGCGTGGTCGCCGACACCGCGCTGGAGGCCTACCTGGCCCAGTCCGGCCGCCGCTCCTTCGAGCTGGAGCCGCTGGCCGAGGAGGTCCTGGGCCGCCGCCTGACCCCGGCCGGCGCCGACGCGAACCAGGGCACGCTGTTCGCCGACGAGGACGCCGAGGCCGAGCGCCAGATGGCCGCCGCGCACGCGGTCCTGGACCTGGCCGAGGCGCTGCGCGAGAAGCTCGCCGACACCGGCGCCATGCCGCTGCTCACCGACATCGAGCTGCCGCTGGTCGGCGTGCTGGCCGAGATGGAGCAGGTCGGCATCGCCATCGACGACCGGCTGTTCCAGGACCTGGAGAAGGGCTTCACCAGCGAGGCGACCAAGGAGGTCGACGCCGCCCGCAAGGAGGCCGGTGTCGAGACCCTGAACCTGGGCTCGCCCAAGCAGCTGCAGGAAGTGCTCTTCGAGAACCTGGGCATGCCCAAGACCAAGAAGATCAAGACCGGCTACACCACCGACGCCGACTCCCTGGCGTGGCTCCAGGCCCAGACCCAGCACCCGTTCCTGGACCACCTGCTGCGCTGGCGCGAGGTGAACCGGCTGCGCACCGTGGTCGAGGGCCTGTCCAAGTCGGTCTCGGCCGACACCCGCATCCACACCACCTACAACCAGATGATCGCCGCCACCGGCCGGCTGTCCTCGGTGGACCCGAACCTGCAGAACATCCCGATCCGCACGCTGGAGGGCCAGCAGATCCGCAAGGCCTTCATCGCAGGTCCCGGCTACGAGTCCCTGATGACCGCGGACTACAGCCAGATCGAGATGCGCATCATGGCCCACCTGTCCGAGGACCAGGGCCTGATCGACGCCTTCACCTCCGGCGAGGACCTGCACAACACCGTCGCCTCCAAGGTCTTCGAAGTCGACCCGACCGCCGTCGACCCCGAGCACCGCCGCCGCATCAAGGCCATGAGCTACGGCCTGGCCTACGGCCTGTCCGCCTTCGGCCTGTCCCAGCAGCTCGGCATCGAGACCGGCGAGGCCGCCAAGATGATGGAGGACTACTTCCAGCGCTTCGGCGGCGTCCGCGACTACCTCCACGACCTGGTCGTCCAGGCCCGGGCCACCGGCTACACCGAGACCATGTTCGGCCGCCGCCGCTACCTCCCGGACCTGGCCAGCGACAACCGCCAGCGCCGCGAGATGGCCGAGCGCATGGCCCTGAACGCCCCCATCCAGGGCTCCGCCGCGGACATCATCAAGGTGGCGATGATCCGCGTCCGCGAAGCCCTGCGCGAGGAGCAGCTGAAGTCCCGCATGCTCCTGCAGGTCCACGACGAACTCGTCCTGGAGATCGCCCCCGGCGAGGCCGAGCGCGTCGAGGAACTGGTCCGCCGCGAGATGGGCTCGGCCG
- a CDS encoding phosphotransferase family protein codes for MNEIAEPVLEWVLTRLTLPGHSRATLAGAAGLREGSNPWMLRLDDGRAVVLRVGDPENQEQREGFGVEARLLEIAEQHGVPSARLIAHDPTGAEAGALALLSTVVEGSSRVPEEPTPELLAEYGRATAALRGVPLGALDGMAHKTRPIQSVDFAGARRRQGASDLLLAAEEAVARRPVPEGDPGLVHGDLWLGNTLWVGAGLSGFVDWDCAGIGEPGLDVASIRLDAALMFGEEYAEAVLAGYLTGSGRGRVEDLAYWDVVAALSTPPTMAEFTPVIQDQGRSDLDRPTLERRRDAFLEAAMERLA; via the coding sequence ATGAATGAGATCGCCGAGCCGGTACTGGAATGGGTCCTCACGCGCCTGACGCTGCCGGGCCACTCGCGGGCGACCCTGGCCGGCGCCGCGGGTCTGCGCGAGGGCTCGAACCCGTGGATGCTGCGCCTGGACGACGGCCGGGCCGTGGTGCTGCGGGTCGGCGACCCCGAGAACCAGGAGCAGCGCGAGGGCTTCGGCGTCGAGGCCCGGCTGCTGGAGATCGCCGAGCAGCACGGCGTCCCGAGCGCCCGGCTGATCGCCCACGACCCGACCGGCGCCGAGGCCGGCGCGCTGGCGCTGCTGAGCACCGTGGTCGAGGGCAGCAGCCGCGTCCCGGAGGAGCCGACGCCGGAGCTGCTCGCCGAGTACGGCCGGGCCACGGCCGCGCTGCGCGGCGTGCCGCTCGGCGCGCTGGACGGGATGGCGCACAAGACCCGGCCGATCCAATCGGTCGACTTCGCCGGCGCGCGCCGGCGCCAGGGCGCGAGCGACCTGCTGCTCGCGGCCGAGGAGGCGGTGGCGCGGCGTCCGGTTCCCGAGGGCGACCCGGGGCTGGTCCACGGCGATCTGTGGCTGGGGAACACGCTGTGGGTCGGCGCGGGGCTGAGCGGGTTCGTGGACTGGGACTGCGCCGGGATCGGGGAGCCGGGCCTGGACGTGGCCTCGATCCGGCTGGACGCGGCGCTGATGTTCGGCGAGGAGTACGCCGAGGCGGTGCTGGCCGGCTATCTGACAGGCAGCGGGCGGGGCCGGGTCGAGGATCTGGCGTACTGGGACGTCGTGGCCGCGCTGAGCACGCCGCCGACGATGGCCGAGTTCACGCCGGTGATCCAGGACCAGGGACGGTCCGACCTCGATCGGCCGACGCTGGAGCGGCGGCGTGACGCGTTCTTGGAGGCGGCCATGGAGCGCTTGGCCTAG
- a CDS encoding ABC transporter ATP-binding protein, producing the protein MSTSTETVPQPRAEQGRAVLRAEGVTLRFGGLTSLDHVGLTLHSGEVLAVIGPNGAGKTSLFNSLTGVYLPQEGSIEFIPDGGSPVPLVRLTRVTRRRASRKPHLVNRAGISRTFQNIRLFNALTVLENVQIAAETRSASGPVGVMLGLPRNRKNERAARKHSRDMLEFVGLRGKESDIAGSLSYGDQRRLEIARALASDPKVLLLDEPAAGTNPSEKLGLAQLITRINTELGISILLIEHDMRLVMSVAHRITVLNFGKVIASGAPSEVQQNPAVIEAYLGSEAAEEAVAEAAAEAEPVPAAPVVDAVQAEAAAAKTAVAEAEAEPAAAAEAGSEPAEAAAAEAESSTAAESEADAPVIEAAAEETPAAEESSEPAEEPATEQPAAEPAAQESPAAEESASEESAAEAQAEAQAAAATESAETESAESTGTAEESAQESAAETGSKTGSPARDTNEEGSA; encoded by the coding sequence GTGAGTACGAGCACTGAGACGGTGCCGCAGCCGCGGGCCGAGCAGGGCCGGGCGGTGCTGCGGGCCGAGGGCGTCACGCTCCGGTTCGGCGGCCTGACCAGCCTGGACCACGTCGGCCTGACCCTGCACAGCGGGGAGGTGCTGGCGGTCATCGGCCCCAACGGAGCCGGCAAGACCTCGCTGTTCAACAGCCTGACCGGGGTGTACCTGCCCCAGGAGGGCTCGATCGAGTTCATCCCGGACGGCGGCTCGCCGGTCCCGCTGGTGCGCCTGACGCGCGTCACCCGCCGCCGCGCCAGCCGCAAGCCGCACCTGGTCAACCGCGCGGGCATCTCGCGCACGTTCCAGAACATCCGGCTGTTCAACGCCCTGACGGTCCTGGAGAACGTCCAGATCGCCGCCGAGACCCGCAGCGCCTCCGGCCCGGTCGGGGTCATGCTCGGGCTGCCGCGCAACCGCAAGAACGAGCGGGCCGCGCGGAAGCACTCGCGCGACATGCTGGAGTTCGTGGGGCTGCGCGGCAAGGAGAGCGACATCGCCGGCTCGCTGTCCTACGGCGACCAGCGGCGTCTGGAGATCGCCCGCGCCCTGGCCAGCGACCCGAAGGTGCTGCTGCTCGACGAGCCGGCGGCCGGCACCAACCCCTCGGAGAAGCTGGGCCTGGCGCAGCTGATCACCCGCATCAACACCGAGCTGGGCATCAGCATCCTGCTGATCGAGCACGACATGCGCCTGGTGATGTCGGTCGCGCACCGGATCACGGTGCTGAACTTCGGCAAGGTGATCGCCTCCGGCGCGCCCTCCGAGGTGCAGCAGAACCCGGCGGTCATCGAGGCCTACCTGGGCAGCGAGGCGGCCGAGGAGGCGGTGGCCGAGGCGGCAGCGGAGGCCGAACCGGTGCCGGCGGCGCCGGTGGTCGACGCGGTGCAGGCCGAGGCGGCGGCTGCGAAGACTGCGGTTGCTGAGGCTGAGGCTGAGCCGGCTGCGGCTGCTGAGGCTGGGTCCGAGCCGGCTGAGGCTGCGGCTGCTGAGGCTGAGTCGAGCACAGCTGCCGAGTCCGAAGCCGACGCGCCGGTGATCGAGGCCGCGGCCGAGGAGACCCCGGCCGCTGAGGAGTCGTCGGAACCGGCTGAGGAGCCGGCAACCGAGCAACCCGCTGCCGAACCCGCTGCACAGGAGTCCCCGGCCGCCGAGGAATCCGCCAGCGAGGAATCCGCCGCCGAGGCTCAGGCCGAGGCGCAGGCGGCTGCGGCCACCGAGTCCGCCGAGACCGAGTCTGCCGAGTCCACCGGGACCGCCGAGGAATCCGCCCAGGAATCCGCTGCGGAAACCGGCTCCAAGACCGGATCCCCGGCCCGCGACACCAACGAGGAGGGGTCCGCATGA
- a CDS encoding branched-chain amino acid ABC transporter permease codes for MTTSISELSAQVRQLRRSDSWWKNPMIGRLAAILAAALVVSILTNKVQGSSSDYTLLFKNSWFSGRGAGFLVGGVVLWFLAEVWRIRGLSRIASQATAPVRQVKDIKALKNIWVKRTSLLVLVVVAVMLPTLGMFTLPYFQSVLAGQVGVYVLAALGLNVVVGWAGLLDLGYIAFFAIGAYTTAILSGKLPIGADGNPEAHPPIHLNLFFAFPIAVLLTMTAGLILGAPTLRLRGDYLAIVTLGFHEIVLTIARNNPKNITGGPLGATGIPTFRFNLFGIHYDWDTTDSKPYWYLAIALIIIVVFAFRRLENSKVGRTWTAIREDEVAAAASGVPTVKYKLMAFAIGASTSGFAGVLATAKITAITPENFPLAVSIFVLAYVIFGGMGSLTGVIVGASLMTFLPAFLQGPPSWFNGGQPVVDPKDIPMWIGAILLVMMIFRPQGLIPSKRRAQELAQAEHGVGDADAMTEPAEGVAP; via the coding sequence GTGACGACCTCGATCTCCGAGCTGTCGGCACAGGTCCGGCAGCTGCGCAGAAGCGACTCCTGGTGGAAGAACCCGATGATCGGCCGGCTGGCCGCCATCCTGGCCGCCGCGCTGGTCGTCAGCATCCTGACGAACAAGGTGCAGGGCTCCTCGTCCGACTACACGCTGCTGTTCAAGAACAGCTGGTTCTCCGGGCGCGGCGCCGGCTTCCTGGTCGGCGGCGTGGTGCTCTGGTTCCTCGCCGAGGTCTGGCGGATCCGGGGCCTGAGCCGGATCGCCTCGCAGGCCACGGCGCCGGTGCGGCAGGTCAAGGACATCAAGGCCCTGAAGAACATCTGGGTCAAGCGGACCTCGCTGCTGGTCCTGGTCGTGGTGGCCGTGATGCTGCCGACCCTGGGCATGTTCACCCTGCCGTACTTCCAGTCCGTGCTGGCCGGCCAGGTCGGCGTGTACGTGCTGGCCGCGCTCGGGCTGAACGTGGTGGTCGGCTGGGCGGGCCTGCTGGACCTGGGCTACATCGCGTTCTTCGCGATCGGCGCGTACACCACCGCCATCTTGTCCGGCAAGCTGCCCATCGGCGCCGACGGCAACCCCGAGGCGCACCCGCCGATCCACCTGAACCTGTTCTTCGCCTTCCCGATCGCGGTCCTGCTGACCATGACCGCCGGACTCATCCTGGGTGCCCCGACGCTGCGGTTGCGCGGGGACTACCTGGCGATCGTGACGCTGGGCTTCCACGAGATCGTGCTGACCATCGCGCGGAACAACCCGAAGAACATCACCGGCGGCCCGCTGGGCGCCACCGGCATTCCCACGTTCCGGTTCAACCTGTTCGGCATCCACTACGACTGGGACACCACCGACTCCAAGCCGTATTGGTACCTGGCGATCGCGCTGATCATCATCGTGGTGTTCGCCTTCCGGCGGCTGGAGAACTCCAAGGTCGGCCGGACGTGGACGGCGATCCGCGAGGACGAGGTGGCCGCGGCCGCCTCGGGTGTGCCGACGGTGAAGTACAAGCTGATGGCCTTCGCGATCGGCGCCTCCACCTCCGGCTTCGCCGGCGTGCTGGCGACGGCGAAGATCACCGCGATCACCCCGGAGAACTTCCCGCTCGCGGTGTCCATCTTCGTGCTCGCCTACGTCATCTTCGGCGGCATGGGCTCGCTGACCGGAGTGATCGTCGGCGCCTCGCTCATGACCTTCCTGCCGGCCTTCCTGCAGGGTCCGCCCTCGTGGTTCAACGGCGGCCAGCCGGTGGTGGACCCCAAGGACATCCCGATGTGGATCGGCGCGATCCTGCTGGTCATGATGATCTTCCGGCCCCAGGGCCTGATCCCGTCCAAACGCCGGGCGCAGGAGCTGGCCCAGGCCGAGCACGGCGTGGGCGACGCCGACGCGATGACCGAGCCCGCGGAAGGAGTGGCGCCGTGA
- a CDS encoding ABC transporter ATP-binding protein translates to MSEATTIPGPRTETSSAEGTPLLELRSVEVAYGGIVALKGIDLEVRQGEIVALLGANGAGKTTTLRTVSGLLKPRSGEVLYAGEALTGIPAHKIVQLGIGHSPEGRRIFSRMTVLENLQMGAYRFKSVSQKDLDQVFELFPRLHERRTQLGGNLSGGEQQMLAIGRAMMGQPKLLLLDEPSMGLAPLIVAQIFEIIERINALGTTILLVEQNAAQALKLANRGYVLETGEVRMSAPASELLNDPRVREAYLGETAESTESTESTESTE, encoded by the coding sequence ATGAGCGAGGCGACCACCATCCCCGGTCCGCGCACCGAGACGTCCTCCGCCGAAGGCACTCCGCTTCTGGAGCTCCGTTCGGTCGAGGTCGCCTATGGCGGCATCGTGGCCCTGAAGGGCATCGACCTGGAGGTCCGGCAGGGCGAGATCGTGGCCCTGCTCGGTGCCAACGGCGCCGGCAAGACCACGACCCTGCGCACCGTCTCCGGGCTCCTCAAGCCGCGCTCCGGCGAGGTCCTGTACGCCGGCGAGGCCCTGACCGGCATCCCGGCGCACAAGATCGTCCAGCTGGGCATCGGCCACTCCCCGGAGGGCCGGCGCATCTTCTCCCGGATGACCGTCCTGGAGAACCTCCAGATGGGCGCCTACCGCTTCAAGTCGGTGTCCCAGAAGGACCTGGACCAGGTCTTCGAGCTGTTCCCGCGGCTGCACGAGCGCCGCACCCAGCTCGGCGGCAACCTGTCCGGCGGCGAGCAGCAGATGCTCGCCATCGGCCGGGCCATGATGGGCCAGCCCAAGCTCCTGCTGCTCGACGAGCCCTCGATGGGCCTGGCGCCGCTGATCGTGGCCCAGATCTTCGAGATCATCGAGCGCATCAACGCCCTGGGCACCACCATCCTGCTGGTCGAGCAGAACGCGGCGCAGGCGCTGAAGCTGGCGAACCGGGGCTACGTCCTGGAGACCGGCGAAGTCCGGATGAGCGCTCCGGCCTCGGAACTGCTCAACGACCCGCGCGTCCGCGAGGCCTACCTCGGCGAGACGGCGGAAAGCACCGAGAGCACCGAGAGCACCGAGAGCACGGAGTAG
- a CDS encoding branched-chain amino acid ABC transporter permease yields the protein MYITQHFWELLFQGIRLGSLYALIAIGYTMVYGVLQLINFAHSEVFMSGALGGVFMLTALVGTNGNTPSGFSAVEYTALALIAGAAVGAAIAFSLERVAYRPLRKRHAPKLVYLITAIGASIFLYNLAGKLFGRNNLQVPESFHSGKVFVLPGTGPSGPRTVRTLDMLIIITAVVMMVALDLLISRTKLGAGIRAVAQDAETAQLMGVDVSKVISRTFIIGGLLAGVGGVLYAMFHAVNYTMGFVPGIKAFTAAVLGGIGNVRGAMLGGLLLGIVETFSQGIFKLEWVDVVSFVVLVAVLLIRPTGILGERTGRAA from the coding sequence ATGTACATCACCCAACACTTTTGGGAGCTGCTGTTCCAAGGGATCAGGCTCGGCTCCCTCTACGCCCTGATCGCCATCGGCTACACCATGGTCTACGGCGTGCTCCAGCTGATCAACTTCGCTCACAGCGAGGTGTTCATGTCCGGCGCCCTGGGCGGCGTGTTCATGCTCACCGCGCTGGTCGGGACCAACGGCAACACCCCCAGCGGCTTCTCCGCCGTCGAGTACACTGCCCTGGCCCTGATCGCCGGTGCGGCGGTGGGCGCGGCGATCGCGTTCTCGCTGGAGCGCGTGGCCTATCGGCCGCTGCGTAAACGCCACGCTCCGAAGCTGGTCTACCTGATCACCGCGATCGGCGCCTCGATCTTCCTGTACAACCTGGCCGGCAAGCTGTTCGGCCGCAACAACCTGCAGGTCCCGGAGTCCTTCCATTCCGGAAAGGTTTTCGTCCTGCCCGGTACCGGCCCGTCGGGCCCGCGCACCGTCCGGACCCTGGACATGCTGATCATCATCACCGCGGTGGTCATGATGGTCGCGCTGGACCTGCTGATCAGCCGCACCAAGCTGGGCGCCGGCATCCGGGCCGTGGCCCAGGACGCCGAGACCGCGCAGCTGATGGGCGTGGACGTCAGCAAGGTGATCTCCCGGACCTTCATCATCGGCGGTCTGCTGGCCGGCGTCGGCGGCGTGCTCTACGCCATGTTCCACGCGGTGAACTACACGATGGGCTTCGTCCCGGGCATCAAGGCGTTCACCGCCGCGGTGCTCGGCGGCATCGGCAACGTCCGCGGAGCCATGCTCGGCGGTCTGCTGCTGGGTATCGTGGAGACCTTCAGCCAGGGCATCTTCAAGCTGGAGTGGGTCGACGTGGTCTCCTTCGTGGTGCTGGTCGCCGTGCTGCTGATCCGGCCGACGGGCATCCTGGGCGAGCGGACGGGGAGGGCGGCGTGA
- a CDS encoding PaaI family thioesterase: MSIDQNNQVSEADQIAAMFNEIGAGHLTERMDIVITSATKEEIVGTMPVAGNTQVYGLLHGGASVVLAETLGSLMASLHAGVDKQVVGVDINATHHRSAKEGLVTGTCRVLHAGRTLVVSEIVVTDQDGRRVCTSRITCLVKG; this comes from the coding sequence ATGTCGATAGACCAGAACAACCAGGTGTCCGAGGCCGATCAGATCGCGGCGATGTTCAACGAGATCGGCGCCGGCCACCTGACCGAGCGCATGGACATCGTCATCACCTCCGCGACCAAGGAGGAGATCGTCGGGACCATGCCGGTCGCCGGCAACACCCAGGTCTACGGGCTGCTGCACGGCGGCGCCTCGGTGGTGCTGGCCGAGACCCTGGGCTCGCTGATGGCCTCGCTGCACGCCGGCGTGGACAAGCAGGTCGTCGGCGTGGACATCAACGCCACGCACCACCGCTCGGCCAAGGAGGGCCTGGTCACCGGCACCTGCCGGGTGCTGCACGCCGGGCGCACGCTGGTGGTCAGCGAGATCGTCGTCACCGACCAGGACGGCCGGCGGGTCTGCACCAGCCGCATCACCTGCCTGGTCAAGGGATGA